AGACTGGGGCTGATCCTCACGCTCCTGGGCATCTACCTCGTGCTGGCCTGGGTCTTCGCGAGCTGGACGCGGCCGGTGGTGGTGATGGCCATCATCCCCTTCGGCCTTGTCGGCACGATCTACGGGCATCACCAGTGGGACGTGCCCATGAGCATGTTCACGGTCGTGGGCCTCCTGGGGATGACGGGGATCGTCATCAACGATTCCATCGTGCTGGTGACGACGGTGGACGAGTATGCCGAGACGCGCGGCCTGGTCCCGTCGATCATCGACGGGGCCGCGGACCGGCTGAGGCCCATCATGCTGACCACGCTCACCACGGTGCTCGGGCTCGCGCCGCTTCTCTTCGAGCGGAGCGAACAGGCGCAGTTCCTCAAGCCAACGGTGATCACGCTGGTCTACGGTCTGGGCTTCGGGATGGTGATGGTATTGCTCGTGGTGCCCGCGCTCATGGCGATGCAGCAGGACGTGGCGCGGCAGGTGGCGGCGCTGCGCCGCGGCCTGCGGTTCCGGGAGGGCCGGGTGCGGGCCGTGCTGGTCGGCGCGGCGGTGGCAATGGCCGCGTGGGGCGTGGCGAGCCTCGGCGCGGTCATGGCCACGGGGCGCACGGCGTGGGGCGCGGAGATGGGCGAGGCCGGGGCGCTCGGTCTCTTCGCCGCGGGAAGCCTGTTGATTTCGCTGGCGGTTTTCGTCGCGGTGGCCGTGGCGCGACGGGTCGGGTGACGGGGGTGGGTGCGCCGCTCCGGCTCAGCCGCCGGTGCAGCCCTCGATCTCGACCGCGCGCTGCGCGCCCAGCACGGTGAAGCGCAGGCCCGAGCGATCGACCGCGAAGGGACGGCCCGAGGCATGGGCGAGATAGGTGCTGAGGCTGAGCCCGTTGCCCGAGCGGGAGGTCTTCACGGGGGCGACCCAGACCTCGGGGTTCGAGGTCTCGACGACGACCGTTTCCTCACCGCCGGTTGGGGGCAGCATCACCTGCGCGGTCAGCGTCAGGCCGCCCTTGGCCGGCGCGATGCGGCAGGTGACGGCCCCGGCGCCCGCCTCGTCCCCGTCGAGCGGACGGGCCGCGAGGGCGGCGGCGATGGCCGGGTCGGGCCGCGTCACGCTTGCAGGCAGCGTCCCTGTGACATGAAGCTGCACCGGCACGCAGACGTCGCGGCAGACACCCATGTCGATCGCGGTGTCGAGCGTCACGTCGCCCCCCGTCTCGCCCGGTTTCACGGCAAGCGGCAGCACCACGCGATCCTTGTAGCCGATGGTGAGCAGCCCGGCGTCGTCATAGACGCGGGGGCGCGGCCAGAGGACGCGGGCACCCGCGAGGTTGCGCGAGCCGCGC
This window of the Roseovarius sp. SCSIO 43702 genome carries:
- a CDS encoding protein-disulfide reductase DsbD domain-containing protein codes for the protein MKQRLLTLLALLCLLAPPALADESVVSARILPGWRMADGTHMAGLELTLDRGWKTYWRAPGDAGIPPEFDWRGSRNLAGARVLWPRPRVYDDAGLLTIGYKDRVVLPLAVKPGETGGDVTLDTAIDMGVCRDVCVPVQLHVTGTLPASVTRPDPAIAAALAARPLDGDEAGAGAVTCRIAPAKGGLTLTAQVMLPPTGGEETVVVETSNPEVWVAPVKTSRSGNGLSLSTYLAHASGRPFAVDRSGLRFTVLGAQRAVEIEGCTGG